The genomic stretch aaaataccccttggctcaccccgagcctggtaattaaccacgttgtgactattccgctaactAGGATCTCTTCGGACcacgcatctcaaatatatccacttaataatgtgatctcaatcatttaacacacatataatcacatttataccctcaatgggtaaaaattacaaatatgcccttattaacaaaacgggtccacatgcatatctaatacacataaacatgaaaATATATTCATATTGCCATATAAATCTTGTATGGCACGTAGTCACCCATTTATTTGATTAATTCATCATATATAAGCTAacttatgccctcccagcacactaatcgaggcacttagccttaatagcaaattcgaGATGTTACACTATGACTTTGCCCTTCTGCATTAATACTGCTCCAAACTCTTGCTCTGATGCGACACTGTAAATGGCATATCCCTCTGTATTGTCAGGGATAGTCAATACTGGAGTAGTCATCAATCTTTTCTTAAGCTCTTAAAAGCTTTGTTTTCACTTGTCCCTCCATTCAAATTTAATATCTTGAGGGTAAGAGCGGTCATAGGTGTGGCTATTTCAAAAAACCTTCCACAAATTTCCTATAATAACATGCTAACCCTCAGAAACTTTGAATTTCATGTGCATTCTTTGGGGGTTTCAAATGATTCATAACGTCAATTTTGGCTGGGTTTAGTGAAATTTCCCCTCCTGAAATCATGTGTCCGAGAAAACTTACTTTTTCCAGCAAAAATTTACACTTTGAGAACTTTGCATACaaattttttttcttgtagtcaCTGCAAAACTAGTTCTAAGTGTACCGCATGCTCCTCcttattatttgaaaatataaggaTGTCATCTATGAATGCGATAGCACGCTTGTCTAAGTACTCAcagaacaccctattcattaagtccataaacgttGCAAGGGTGTTGGTGAGTCCAATGGACATCACTATGAATTCATAATTGCCATTACATGTTCGAAAAGTCATCTTCGAAATGTCTGAATATTTCACCTtcagctgatgataacctgaTCGTAGATTGATCATAGAGAACACCGACACTCCTTTTAATTGATTGAATAAATCATCAATTGTTGGTAAAGGATAtcgattcttaattgtcaccttattcagctcctGTTAATCTATGCCCATTCTCATGGGGTTGTCTTTCTTTTTCACGAACATAATtggggctccccatggagaatggatTGGTTTAATGAACTTCTTGTCCAATAACTCTTGATATTGCATCTATAGTTCTTTAAGTTCAGCTAGTGCCATTCAATACAATGCTTTTGAGATTGGTGCCATTCCTGAAATTAGCTCTATTTCGAGCACCACTTCTCGATCTGGTGGTATCCTTGGAAGATATTCTGGAAATACTTCAGGGAATTTGCATACCACCAATACGTCAGACGATTTCAGCTTTGTCTCCATCTCCTTGTCCACAATATTTGCTAGGTATCCAATCCATCCATTATCAAGCATCCTTCTCACCTTCAGTGCTGAGATCATTGGCCACTTCTTTTTTCGGGGCGTGCCCTTGAATTCGAACAGTTGCTCGCCTACCTGAGTGAATACCACCTTCTTGTGCTTGTAGTTGATAACGACTCCATATTTGTtcaaccaatccataccaaatATGACATCATATTTGTGTAAGTCCAACACTAACATGTCGACTGTTAGTTCACATCCTTCTACCTAGTCCGGTACAACTCTAACCCATGGCCGCATCAGCATAGCCTCTCCTGAAGGTAATGATACTTCACACATATTAGACATAGGCTCAGAGCTTctctctattttcttcacaaaggaagcatatataaaagaatgtgatgcaccagtgaCCATCAATGCATACGATGAAGTTTGGGCAATAGGGATCTGACCTGCCACCATTTTAAATGATCTAGCTCCCATATCGCCTTGAGTGAGAGAAAGTACTTGTGGTGGGGCTCCTATTAGCCTCAACTTTGTGCATTCCTTGAAAAATTGTTCGTAGCAACCGCACGCAAAACAGGCTCTGACATTGCAATTGCCCAGATGACGTCAATTGCATTTAGTGCAATCAAGTCAAATCTCAAATtcatgcctaagttgcttgttaGAATTTGACCCCCGACCAAGTGGTCTTGCCCTCCTCTTGTTGCCTCCTCTATTGTTAGTTCTCAAGCCACCTTTCTTGTTCGACCTTCTAGAATTTTGGTTGAATCTAGGAGTGAATATTCTCTTTGGTCCATTTCCAGTGGCCTGAATTACTATCGGTACCATGTCTGGCCAGTTACCCTGTTTGTCCTCAACCTGTGATTCATGGTTTTGTACCTTGACAGCAGGTGGTACTTTGTTATGTGGCCATCATTTGGTGCTGTTGGAAGTCGTTGCAGCAGAGTCGTGAACATTTTAGCTTAACAAGCCTCATTTTCTATCTTGTTCTTGTAGAGTTCTCTGCTACTCCAGAGCTCTTCGCAGTTCCTGCATTTTTTTGGCCAATATGAGTTGAGCTTGTTGTGCTCTAGTTGTTGGCACCATGTTTGGTCGTACGTAGAATCTCCTTGAATGAGGTGGCAATGCTGTTTTAGTAATGACATAAATAGTTACTTAATATAAATATTAAGTACACCAAACATATCACACATAACACAAAATTAAGAGACATCATCAGATAGAAAAAAACAACATTTTACTACATATAACAGTTTTTCTATGCGAGTTTCAAAGTTCGGCTTAGTCATCCTATGAGGTATCCCAAAAATTAGCCCTAAGGTACCAGTTAATTAAGCTTAGTTATCCTAACAGATTTATAAAACTTAGCTCTGACATATGGGTTCTACAAACCATTGATTAAAATATAAAGGTAAATATACTCATTAATCAAAAGTACGTAGTCTATCTATGTACTCAGTGTACGACATTTGAGTCGGAGTCGAAATTCTTGTCTCAGTGCTCCTCAAGGTCTTCCTCAGATTCTTCTTCCTCTGAAACTTCTCCAGTCTACTCATTACATTGAATTTGGATACTCCTATACTTTTTGAACAAATCAGACTTGAGAAGAAAGGGTTCGAACTTTCGTTCGATTGCTGTCTTGAGTTCAGTCCATCCTCTAGTACGTGGTCTGGCTGCTGTGTTGGTGAACAAAGCAAGGGTTGCATCCTTAAGGTAGAGACATGCTAACCTAGTCCTAAATTGGTAAGGTGTTTTCAGGATGCCGAAACGTCCATCCACCTTTATTGTCCATCTCCATATTTCCTCCCTATCGTCCCCTACTCCTGTAAAGGGTTTTAGCTTTGAGGTCATAAAAGATCATAGGATTTTGGCTCTCTAGGTTTAAGTTATACTCCCTATGGGGATAGATCACTTCGGGTTGGTAAACTATCTCAGGTTAGTTTCCATTTcttacctacaatttatagaattaagGTAAATACAAAGAAATAAACCAACTAAAATAATAGTTCAAGGgaatacttacagtgagtgtcggtctaccttgcagaatgtacatgtgggtttttCTATAGAATTGACACAAttcgagctctgataccacttgtaacgacTCTTGAACACTAACACTAATTTTACGGAAAATAAATCATTTATACCATTAAAAAGGTctaaaaaatccatataaaaaaatattcaaacgcaatgtgtgcacacactaaaaatGTTTACATTTTAAAATTTCAAAGAACCAAAATAgtttaaacataattaaaatagTCATTTCAAAAGTATAGACTCCCCAAAGGTCGGGCCATATGTACGTTTTTGCAAGCAGACCCTGGCGCTCATTGTTCaagcttttccttgcccttacctacaacataagAAACTAGGAAAGAGATAACACTTAGTAAATAATTCTGACAAAATAGAGTAGAATAAAATTACAGGAACTAATGACCAAGTCATTATCCACACAACATATATCTTACACACTTAGGGTTTCAGATAAATCCAAGCCCTAATCAACAATTCAAGAACGCCTGAGTGTTCTGGTGGTATCTTATTACCTTGAGCAAAATCAAGGAAACATAAACCCTACACACAAACCAATCCAAAGCAGAAGTAGAACAATAACCAATAATATAATTTGACCCTAGAAGCCAATTCGAGTGTTGCCAAAAGTATCCTCTAGTATTACAACTCAAACCATAGTGGAGACTTAGGTCTTTACACTGATACCTAAATCATGAATCCTTCTCAAGGGTAACCATTGGTTCCCTAGGGAATTTATACTAACTTAAACGAGGTTGATGGATCCACATTGACTAATTGAGACTCCTAGGAAACTTGGCCTACTTACCTTTTGGCCAATTTTCACAGTAGAAAAGCggaaaaataaatcatatttcaCAATGGGGCATAAGCATTCCCCAAGAGATACTAATCTCGAAGGTCTCGGGTGTGAAACAAACCACAATTCATAACATCTTACAATAGAGCATAAGCATTCCCAGggcatatgtaacgacccaaatttaataataaggcgtaagggccttgattagtgtgccaggagggcataattggattatatgtgatttaatgatttaaaagcatgttatatgactatttgaatatttgtgatgcatggctatgtgtattagtatgcatgtaggccctgattaggttagaagggcataatcataattttggcccgttgagggcataactgtatatatatttgcgataaattgttgagaccacattattatgtggatatatttgtaatctgtgactcgagacgatcctagtgagcggtttaacgaaaaagtcacggcggggatttatacccggctcggggcgagcctgggggtatttctgggaatttagagaatatattggggtcaattttgacattaaggaatataattggtggttagttaggtgtcgggaagtaagtggtaaatattagagacactcgaggaattagcgggaattgggtgaaatgaccaaaatgcccctaggttgatttaaaggcttagggataaaggggagggaaaattggtcatttggcttataagggataagtattatcatgatttatgccttagtggattgtgtagaaggggctggaattctgaaggaaagaaaataaagaaaagaaggaaaaggagaaATAAGaagtctttctttctctttctcgaTTTAGGCTTTTCTCCATCagttcttgaggtcttttggggcagaaactcaGGGAGAGTTAGAGTAGAAGCTTGAGGTTAAGGTCCTTGGTTTTGCCTGAATAATTAACAAGGATTTAGCAAGGGAAATCcattcatttgaggtaaggttcaaggtagttttCAGTTCCTAGTATTGATGTTGAGCTGGTTTTCCTAAGCAaaattctgtgggaattctagggagttgaggctaaagatttgaggaggagaaggctaagcaacagtgggacacaacctaggctaagctcatccatcagaggtaaggaactcaagcttaagctttgtgatttctgtggttttattgagtttctgagttttgggTCCAGCCAGggtgaattctatgtttagggatgcatgtgattgggttatgtgtatttgggatgcttgggatgagtggaggatgttggtaggcttatttttgtgtttggttgatgtttggaaaagttttggcaaggtttggctcgggaaaatcgaaggagggaaaatgcagggttgctgttctgtgactagcgctacagcgctagcctttgggcgctgtagcgctaggccatgttgtCTGGGATGTTTttaggttctgtttgtagcgctgtagcgccctccaaagagcgctgtagcactaccctgtttccagaaaagggtttttggcttattttcaagggttttttcccgggggttcggggtttgattccaccaccccgtttagtggaattagggcttcccgagggctcgggattggtcccgaggctaggttttgaaattgaggttcggtgatgattctgatatgtggttgtgactaggtgcacgctagggctcaagagggatcatgcttgaggatcaattgaacgaagctagcaaatctaaaggtaagaaaactgcacccggttatgtgtttgtgacgggactaagtgctcccgatatctgtataatgtcatagatggtattatgccatgggacatgtgataaatgacctaagggtgtcgtaaattatacttgcgcacagggcgcggctcggccactggtaaccGAGGACagtttaatattcactgagctcggtttaagcgggccggagtcagtgggataaatagagggtgcggcctaagggcgttaactctagttatcatatgtggattgattattgatatgaattgatatacttggtgtgatgaatacttgattattatgAATGCctaaactgttgagtacatgcttatgcgatatgagTCATCTTATTGTCTAttgaatgattgtgctctgttattgtgttttcttgctgggccttggctcacgggtgcttcgtggtgcaggtaaaggcaaacgaaagatggaccaatcctgagatggagggctatggggctgaatgtacatagtcagctgctcggccgccacggccgaggagtggaacaggatgggatatgcttaactgtctggtttgccttaatatggctaatcactatatttaaatcttgaatcttttgtcgacagtctttaacttattacttttgggatcccatgtaaaaagcaAATGAATATTTACAAGAAATGtagtttttgagaccaaaatcttttaaccctagttcaactatagttcagtaacacgttttgaattaaatgacttgattagcaagtcttgcacctttataaacacatagtgtaatggtcttggctatccagggcattgaAACGTACTTATCTTGAAGGTCTCAGGTGTGACCCAAACCACAATACATAACATCTCACAACGGAGCATAAGCATTCCCCATGACATACTTATCTCACATGAAGCATAAGTGTCGCCTAGTCATTTTTCTCTAAATGAGCCCTCTCTCTAACTAGCGTATAAGCCATACTTATAGCAAGCAATACACTATTAATTCATGTTTCAGACAAGTAAATAACAGATTGACTTACCAGCTGTCCTTTGCTGGCACGGGTAATCTTTCCACGTAGAATCCTGTCTTGTTAGCCAATACTGTAAATAGCATACAATGTACTCAAATTAATTATGGAATTATAGTAGATTAATCTACTTTGGGCATTAAGGTCTCGATCGAATGCACACCAATGTTATTTTTGTCCTCACACATTTTAAGCCATAACGACATTTAAGGTTTTCAGAAAAATTCCCTCAATGGGTCTAGTTATTTGAAAGTCGACTTTTATGAAATGTCTCGCTCTGTTTTCACTATCAGACATATCTGGAAAAATATAGTTTTAGAAGCATTCAAGTTTTATCGATTTGACCATTTCTTTAATCAGTTGCCAAAAATCTAATACTGTTCGGTAAAATCACTTAAATTATAAACTTTGATAAATTAGGTTAATTTAATTGATTAAGAAATAATTATAAggatattaattaaatttagatTGTATTTAAggaaaaattaaaagaaagttatttttattttaaaaagatagTTTAAtccatttatttgaaatattcgggttttatttttgaaaaatgggAAATTTTCTAAGTGTTTGGCTAGGAaagataattttattttctcgaacaaattcattaattaatataaatatcaattttttaatatccaaattaaccataataattatttagtgtgctaaactcaaatctataattatcaagattaAATTAAATTTCCTAGCAAAACAATGAGAAAATTTCCCattttttctaagtataaaacTTTGTTATTTTAAGTTCTAAGTTGCCTAATTTAGAAAATTGCATTTTAAAACCCATTACTTTAAAATTCTCAAAATTTTAGAATCAACCTTGGACATTCCAAGAAGTCCCTTGCCAATTTTATACTAAAATAACCAATTTTACTTggtgaaaactattttcaaaagtTCCCATCGAAACTGGCCAGGGAAAACTtaatatttttcttaaattttgaaaatttataaaatccatttagTTCATTATTTAGGTTTGAATTTCTTAGGCCTATACTTAGGATATGAAAACATTGTCCATATGAATAAATTAGGCCATTTGGATAATTTTTACTCAGTGAAAATGGTTCTCAAACATGGCTGTCCAGAAGCTATTTTGAGCTTCCAGAATTTTTTGcctaactttgaaaaatcatatctcagagcatttttaatatttttctttgaaaCTTTACCAATTGCTTTAACAATATTAAAATagtgttaatttaaaaaaatcagtaaaaaatacatatatttaacCAGAACTTACTGTACAAAGTCCACTGTTTCTACAGTTTGGGAAAGCCATTTTCCAGAATGCACACCAATTTTGCAAAAATCTTAACATGACCATttcaaaaccttttttttttaatgtttctaCACACTATGAACATATAATCTTCCTAAAATACACAATGGAATCTAGAAATTCCAAAAACAGGTTTATATATTTTTCGCTTGACCCATTGGAAATCAAGACTTAAACATTTTCTCACTAAATAACCATCCACAAATCCATGCATGTATGAACAGCCAACATATAAATATTACTAAAGTTTCCATACTGAaattaaacacataaaaaatactCAAACATCATAGATTATTCAAAAACCAAACATAAATTTGATGGAGGTTACCATATACCTCTTGTAGACAACTTGGTTTTTTTAGATGACCTCTTGCACTTCTATCCTTTGCTCAAACCATTAGAATACATATTTTCATTCCCCAAAAACTCAAAAATAAGTTTACACAAGCTAATAAGTACAACTAAAAGAGAAAAACTAACAAAACTCTCAACTTAGACAAAGAAAAGTCTAGACTTTTGCCTTTGGATATTCTAGCTTGTATAgttttccttagcttcaaacAAGGACCAATTTGCTTAGAACTATGTGTATAGAAGGAAGGAGATGAGAGAATGAGAGTTTAAATGAGTACTGGTGTGAAATTTTTTAGAACCCAAAGtgaagttgtaacgacccaaattcgctaataaggcttaagagccttgattagtgtgcctgaagggcataatgggGATTATGTGTGGTtctaatgattaagatgcatgattatgatttaaagcatgttatatgactatttgaatatttgagatgcatgactatgtgtattagtatgcatgtaggccctgattaggttagaggggcataatcgtaattttggctattatgggcataactgtattgatatatgtgataattgtcgagaccacattattatgtggatatatctgtgatctgtgactcgagacgatcctagtgagaaaagtagcgaaaaagtcatggcggggatttatacccggctcggggtgagcttaggggtataaatgggaatttagtgaatatattggattctatcttgacattgagggaaTATTATTGGAGATTAATTAGGTATGGGACTTAagtgggaaatattagagacactcgaggagttagcgagaattgggtaaaatgactagaatgcccttaagtggattaaaggggtTAGATtcaatagggagggcataatagtcatttggcttacaggagttaagtattaccaaggctttatgttagtgggaattgtagaaagttatagaagtctgaaagagagaaaagaaaggagaaaaggaagggaaaaacagagttgcactttcttgggtcggtttgtggttctctcaccacctttcttgaggatttctggagcaaagctcagaggagagctgggataaactaagcatcaagaatcctaaccTAGGATTGAGAAATTGGCAGAAGTTAAGCAagagttcatcaacacttgaggtaaaacttTAGAGTTCTttagtttctgtttctggtttttgagctatggtgtttaagttgaattggatggaaactttaggggattcaggcctaaggctgaggaggagcaagccaaggaagtctagaggcaccttgaggtcgaaattccactagaggtataaattctaaactccaactttgttgttcagctggtttctgctgagttttagtgtttaggagtggctatggtgaattttgagtttggggatgcatgtgcttgagttctaggtatttagggtgcttgggatgagtggagtatggtcataaggttgtttttgggtttgggaaggatttggaggagttttggctgaggttggttcgagaaaattgcagaagggaaaaactggtgttggccagtctgtgactagcgctacagcgctagcctttgggcgctgtagcgctaggccaagttttttgatggggttttgcttctatttgtagcactgtagtgccctcccatgagcgctgtagcgctaccctgccttgtgaaggggattttagggttatttgcaaggatttttgaccaagggtttggggtttggttccaccaccttgtttggtggaactaagacttcccgggggctcgggattagccccgaggctaggttttggacttgaggattgatgatgaccttggcctatgattgtgtttaggtgagccctagggctcgagggggatcgtgctcaaggagtcgagggatcaaagctagtgaattgaaaggtaagaaaactacacccggttatatgtttgtgatgggactaagtgctcccaatatttgtatcgtgtcaatgatggtattatgccatgggacatgtaaaagcggcctaagggtgccgtacactatatttgcgcacagcgcggcttggccactggtagccgaggacagcttaatattcactgagctcggtttaagcgggccggggtcagtaggataacggagggagcagcctgagggcgctagccctagttatcatttgtgaactgtaaatgatatgagttaacatgcttagtatgtggaatacttgattatactgaatggttatatggttgagattatgtgatgcaatgtgagatattgttTTGTCtgctgattgcttatgctctgttgttgttgtgttttcttgctgggccttggctcatgggtgctacgtggtgtaggtaaaggcaagggcaagctggaccaatcctgaggtggagagctgcggggttgaatgtacatagctagctgttcgatcaccatggtcgaggagtggatcaggacaggggttgcctaactgtttgttttgccttagtatggcttgtTATCGTATCTgaaccttataacttttgtaaacagtctttaaacttaatatttttgggatcccgtgtaaacagatgatgcttcttaatgaaaatgtgacttttgagaccaaaacattttaaaccctagttcctttacagtttcgatgacatgattttaattaaatgacttgattagcaagtctggcactttacaaacacacagtgtaacggtcttagctatccagggcgttacagaagtgGTCGGCCAAGCTTGGagagaaaattgagagaaaactTGGCCACAAAGTTTTATGAAATGAACAAATGAAGACTTCTTTGACTTTTTGAATTTATATTGTGTAAAAATGGAACTTGAAATGGACTTTATACCCTCCTAGTTGCCGCCCCTCCTAATGGTGTTTaagcctaattttttttaattaatctcAATTTAGTTAATTAGACCTATGCTTAATTGTGTGTTTTCTATAAAAGTTACCAAGTAGTAATTTGTTTCTTACCTCACCAAATTGAAATCTTAACCTATGGTAATTAAACTAAATAGACCCTTCTATTTGATTTTAGTGGTCATATTCCTTTATTTATCACTCATGTAACTTAATTACTCGAAATCATATTTTTGGCTAATGCATTTTTAAAGATATTTCatacaaattaatatttttccataattatactTCTTAAATAATAATTTGTCCGAGAATTTACTTGGTTAGGGTTTCCGTTTCGGTCGTGAACCGAAATGCTCAATTTTTCACCAAACTGCACATTTCACACTCTGGCTAACAATCACAACATAAAATTTGCTCACCAAGCATATAGTATTACTcatgtaataataatattcatacaCAACTCTCCACCTCGTTCTTAGATACTAGTAGGTGCCCGAAAATGCGGGGCCTTATAGCTTAGCCAGCTTTGAACCATGCTTCCTCAATTAGTTGGCCTTAGAAATTGATGGGTTAAATGTATAGGCCTTTGGATGTGCTGATTTTGAAGTAGATGAGAGTTGGGTTTTTAGTGAAGGCCGTGCCGAGAATAGGCTCGAATTGGGCTAGGTGTTGATTTTGTTGTTGGAAATGGAGAGGTGAGACTACCAATGGACTCAACAATGTGGGTTATCAAGAGCCTCGCTTTGGCGAGGTGGGTATCCGGTTTGTGGCGTTCGTGAGGATCTGGGTGCATTGCCGTTACAAGTGGTGAGTGGGATAATTTTAACTTTAGTGAGGTAGTATTGGCGAGCAAGTAGTTTGGTTTGGGCAAGGTGAGGATGTTTTCACGTTGGTGAAATGAGGGCCTCGCCCAATTTGAGTCCTGCCTACTTCGAGCCACGCCCAATTTGGGGCCTCGTCCAACTCGAGAGTCTTAGCCTTTTTTGCGGTGCCATACCAACTATTGTTCCTCGCCGAGTAGATAGGTTTGAGCCTCGCCGAGTGGGATAAGAATCTCAATGAGTAGCCGTACACTTAATGAGGACTACTTTGTCGTTTTCCCATCTCGAATCCCTAGATTATCTTAATGTTTGTGTAATGACCggaaataaactaattaatttaCTACAAAACATTTATCACAACTCATTTGAAAGAAAACATGAATTAAATACCTTTTACAAAACATGCAACAAGAGATCTCGTTATTTAAAATAAACCATTGTTTACATGCATATCGTAGGTAAAAATACAAGTTATTAAAACTCAACAAATAACCATGGCTTGAAGACTTTTAACACCATGCATAAGTAGCAACCCCTTTGACCCCAAGGTCAAATGATCATGGCATGCACACATCTGGCCGAGCCTGCTCCAACTCATCGCCTCATCAACTACGCTTATGCCTTTACCTGCAATACATAGTACTCATGAGATAACGCCCAGCAAGAAGAGATATATAGGACACGTA from Humulus lupulus chromosome 5, drHumLupu1.1, whole genome shotgun sequence encodes the following:
- the LOC133779043 gene encoding uncharacterized protein LOC133779043, which codes for MLVLDLHKYDVIFGMDWLNKYGVVINYKHKKVVFTQVGEQLFEFKGTPRKKKWPMISALKVRRMLDNGWIGYLANIVDKEMETKLKSSDVLVVCKFPEVFPEYLPRIPPDREVVLEIELISGMAPISKALY